In the genome of Hyphobacterium sp. CCMP332, one region contains:
- a CDS encoding DUF2029 domain-containing protein, translating to MSLGNKQLKIIASLAFAIPIYIYIGYFLDRTEFANLLFAFSLLFVIYSWQLINRQKLKLNWLIISAITLRLLFLFSEPALSDDVYRYIWDGRLWHAGINPYIYLPEHIINNDIHIDGIDQNLYEQLNSKQYFSIYPPFSQVIFYLSTAFSVDNLWVSIIMIRASILFAEIISFFAILKILDHLKLPEKHFAIYALNPLVIVELSGNLHFEAWLIAFLLLSFLMFLKNRILLSAFFMALSISTKLWPLMFLPLFFGKLKFNVLFRYYGLTLSFVLLSFLPLMNLDLMQNLFQSIDLYFQKFEFNASVFYILRYFGYLWKGYDLVQVIGPLLAFITFLFILFLAIKRRHQAIADLPKEMLFSFSFFLFLSTTVHPWYLCLLLLLSVFTNYRFVILWSFTSILSYYAYSQVAWQENFLLLSIEYILVFTFLILELKYERTFKEKLAKFLP from the coding sequence ATGTCTTTGGGAAATAAACAGCTAAAAATTATTGCATCGCTGGCATTCGCCATTCCGATTTACATTTATATTGGCTATTTCCTGGACAGAACAGAATTTGCAAATCTGCTTTTTGCTTTTAGCCTGCTATTTGTCATTTACAGCTGGCAACTGATAAATCGGCAAAAGTTAAAATTGAATTGGCTGATAATTTCTGCCATTACTTTAAGGCTGCTTTTTTTATTTTCAGAACCGGCGCTTTCCGATGATGTGTACCGCTATATTTGGGATGGTAGATTATGGCATGCCGGCATAAATCCTTATATATATTTGCCCGAGCACATTATTAACAATGATATCCACATCGATGGAATTGATCAAAACCTCTACGAGCAACTCAATTCCAAACAGTATTTTAGCATTTACCCGCCTTTCTCACAAGTAATTTTTTACTTATCAACAGCCTTCTCTGTTGACAACTTGTGGGTTTCTATAATTATGATCAGGGCATCCATACTATTTGCAGAAATCATTTCTTTTTTTGCGATTTTAAAAATTCTGGATCATTTAAAACTGCCGGAAAAACATTTCGCCATTTATGCTTTGAATCCATTGGTCATAGTTGAATTGAGCGGCAATCTTCATTTTGAAGCCTGGTTGATCGCCTTTCTCTTGCTTTCATTTTTAATGTTTTTAAAAAATAGAATACTTCTTTCGGCATTTTTTATGGCCTTGTCCATATCAACTAAACTCTGGCCTTTGATGTTTCTGCCTTTGTTTTTTGGCAAACTAAAATTTAATGTGCTGTTCCGGTATTACGGCTTAACTCTGAGCTTTGTCTTGCTCAGCTTCCTCCCCTTAATGAATCTTGATTTGATGCAGAATCTCTTCCAAAGCATCGATTTATATTTTCAAAAGTTCGAGTTTAATGCCTCTGTTTTTTATATCCTTCGCTATTTTGGGTATTTGTGGAAAGGTTATGATCTCGTTCAAGTGATTGGCCCTTTGCTAGCTTTTATTACGTTTCTGTTTATCCTGTTTTTAGCAATAAAAAGAAGACATCAAGCCATCGCTGATTTGCCAAAAGAAATGCTTTTTAGTTTTAGTTTTTTTCTCTTTCTGAGTACCACCGTTCACCCATGGTATCTTTGTTTACTACTCCTATTAAGTGTATTTACCAATTATCGATTCGTCATACTTTGGTCATTTACTTCGATTCTATCCTATTATGCCTACAGTCAGGTCGCCTGGCAGGAAAACTTTTTATTATTGAGTATTGAATATATCCTGGTCTTTACCTTTCTGATATTGGAATTAAAATATGAAAGAACCTTCAAAGAAAAATTGGCTAAATTCCTACCTTGA
- a CDS encoding endonuclease, with product MKKRQTNFISLKRTFLIVLMLLPFLYAQAQDSVYYQSAFNSSGDTLKSRLYNIIKGHTEYTYTSSGTDVWDILKETDRDPNDSNNVILIYSNRSVNAAQEYNSGAGWSREHVWAKSRGDFGTSKGAGTDVHHLRPCDVSVNSTRNNRNFDNCISCIDVIDNGFNTGSKTDANLYIFEPPVNVKGDIARMIFYMALRYEGDGSEPDLELTNTLQSNTSKTPLHATLNTLLAWNREDTVDGFERNRNQVIYSYQGNKNPFIDYPELAEYLFGDSLGLVWKPEIVAGIPEINSNDFTVYPNPSQMGIFNVKSSRRADVLKVFNELGVEIYSALPNSKSINIDLSNTTAGIYILEMNFSGVKIRRKLIRIF from the coding sequence TTGAAAAAAAGGCAAACTAATTTCATTTCATTAAAAAGGACATTTCTGATTGTTCTTATGTTGCTTCCTTTCTTGTACGCACAGGCTCAGGATTCGGTCTATTATCAAAGTGCATTTAATTCCTCGGGCGATACTTTGAAATCGAGATTATACAATATTATAAAAGGCCATACAGAATATACCTATACTTCTTCCGGTACTGATGTCTGGGACATCCTTAAAGAAACCGATCGCGACCCCAACGATTCCAATAATGTCATTCTTATTTATTCTAACCGCAGTGTCAATGCGGCACAGGAGTACAATAGCGGAGCGGGTTGGAGCAGGGAACATGTATGGGCGAAAAGCCGTGGTGATTTTGGCACTTCCAAGGGTGCGGGTACCGATGTGCACCATTTAAGACCTTGCGATGTAAGCGTCAATTCCACAAGAAACAACAGAAATTTTGACAATTGCATTAGCTGTATAGATGTTATTGACAATGGATTCAATACCGGTTCGAAAACCGATGCCAATCTTTATATTTTTGAACCACCGGTAAATGTTAAAGGCGATATTGCCAGGATGATTTTTTACATGGCCCTGCGCTACGAAGGCGATGGTTCGGAACCCGATCTCGAATTGACCAATACCTTACAAAGCAATACTTCCAAAACCCCGCTTCACGCCACATTAAACACTTTATTGGCATGGAATCGCGAGGATACGGTAGATGGATTTGAGCGCAACAGAAACCAGGTTATTTACAGTTACCAGGGTAATAAAAATCCCTTTATCGATTATCCCGAATTGGCAGAATATCTATTTGGTGATAGTTTAGGTCTGGTTTGGAAACCAGAAATTGTGGCCGGAATTCCTGAAATTAATTCCAATGATTTTACTGTTTATCCCAATCCATCGCAAATGGGTATTTTCAATGTGAAGTCGAGCAGAAGAGCAGATGTACTAAAGGTATTCAATGAATTGGGTGTGGAAATATATTCTGCACTTCCCAATTCAAAATCGATAAACATAGATCTGAGTAATACCACCGCCGGTATTTATATTCTGGAGATGAATTTTTCTGGAGTCAAAATCAGAAGAAAGCTAATTCGAATCTTTTAG
- a CDS encoding CPBP family intramembrane metalloprotease, which translates to MINPTELAIVLFSLIITLALPGLGVLFAFIALFAYLLIGDRRKKFESVGFNRPKNWVSLILITLVFGIILELGFQSIVEPVIEKSLGFKLDLSNLDSIKGDPFKYMLLLAIGWLVGGFLEEVLFRGFLLDRISQLFNNRKLGNILAILITSTVLGLAHMYQGYPGVIATGLISVILGVVYVHSNKVLWYSVFIHGFNNTVGITIIYLDLEKTVSNFFY; encoded by the coding sequence ATGATAAATCCCACAGAGCTTGCGATCGTATTATTTTCTTTGATCATCACACTGGCACTTCCGGGATTGGGGGTTCTTTTTGCTTTTATAGCCCTCTTTGCCTACCTGCTAATTGGCGACCGCCGTAAAAAATTTGAATCTGTTGGTTTTAACAGGCCAAAAAACTGGGTCAGTCTGATATTAATTACTCTGGTTTTTGGGATTATATTGGAATTGGGATTTCAAAGTATTGTCGAACCTGTTATTGAAAAGTCCTTGGGTTTTAAGCTTGATCTTAGCAATCTTGATAGTATAAAAGGTGATCCTTTTAAATATATGTTATTGCTTGCCATTGGTTGGTTGGTTGGTGGTTTTCTGGAAGAAGTTTTGTTCCGTGGCTTTTTACTCGATAGGATCAGTCAGCTTTTTAATAATAGAAAGCTCGGAAATATTTTGGCAATCTTGATTACTTCGACTGTTTTAGGTTTAGCGCATATGTACCAGGGCTACCCGGGCGTAATTGCAACAGGCCTTATTTCCGTAATTCTGGGCGTGGTCTATGTCCATTCCAATAAAGTTTTGTGGTATTCCGTCTTTATTCACGGATTCAACAATACAGTTGGAATTACTATAATTTATCTGGATTTGGAGAAAACCGTCAGTAATTTTTTTTATTAA
- a CDS encoding SHOCT domain-containing protein, with the protein MRFFIAILCLGVFSSCATMFGGSNYVAHVNIKDHRDAEIVHNGRTYGYGYTSILVSRKYADRFAFSAKKEGCQSQEYHFNSKIFRGWSLLGSIIFWTGIAPPGIPLPYGVVLDGATGAWWKPNVAERGIRKGDYKNYYYTVSYDGCPDPVKSTEEVISDEELIKFQKLRELKGLLDQGVISKDEFDTQKRRILEKY; encoded by the coding sequence ATGAGATTTTTTATTGCCATTTTATGTCTTGGAGTCTTCAGCTCTTGTGCCACTATGTTTGGGGGCAGCAATTATGTTGCACACGTTAATATCAAAGATCATCGCGATGCGGAGATTGTACACAATGGGCGCACCTATGGCTATGGTTATACTTCTATATTAGTCTCAAGAAAATATGCGGATAGATTTGCATTTTCAGCTAAAAAAGAAGGCTGTCAGTCGCAGGAGTATCATTTTAATTCAAAGATATTTCGCGGTTGGTCCTTGCTAGGATCCATAATTTTCTGGACCGGTATTGCACCTCCGGGCATTCCCTTACCCTATGGGGTGGTTTTAGATGGAGCTACCGGAGCCTGGTGGAAACCCAATGTAGCCGAACGCGGCATTAGGAAAGGGGATTATAAAAACTATTATTATACCGTGAGCTATGATGGCTGCCCCGATCCTGTTAAATCAACTGAAGAGGTGATATCCGATGAGGAATTAATTAAATTTCAAAAATTGCGAGAATTAAAAGGCCTATTAGATCAAGGGGTGATTTCAAAAGATGAATTCGATACCCAAAAGAGGAGAATACTCGAGAAATATTAA